Genomic window (Salvelinus alpinus chromosome 26, SLU_Salpinus.1, whole genome shotgun sequence):
AAGCGCGCTAGAAGACCGTCTCTGGAAGACATGGCCGCTGTCTTCATGCGGATAGCTTCCTGCAAGCGCATCGAGGGGGCGATGATCGACGGCGATGATGACTTCAATGACAGAGGTGTGGATTTTATAGACGGAGATCTCCGGATTGGTTTTTGGGGTGTGGTGTTCTGGGATCCAGGGGTTTGGGTTGGGATTGGACTCTGATCGTGAGCAGGTGGATTCCCCTTGTTGTAATTATTGTTGTTGTCGGAAGGCGTTTTCATCTGGTCTTCGCTGACGTTGACCGATCTGAGACGTACCGTTTGAAGCAGAGAGGGTGTGACCAGTGGAATGTTGGCGTCTTCTTTTGGAATGGGGGCACTGTTGTGCCTGGACAGAAGCTCTGTGCTCCTGGTCTCTCTGTTTACCAAGCTGAGCTGTCTCCTGACAGGTGATTGGTTCTCAAatgggagggggagaaggggtggGACATTGACGGGGGGTGGAATGAGGGCACTCACCGCAGGCTCGGAGTGCATCGGATCTTCAAATTGtacaggggaagggagggggacactgataagagatggaggagagatactTGAGGGGGGCACCAAGGCTGTTTTCATTGGTGGTGGGGGAGGAGCCTCCTGGGGTGGGGGAGGGACATCCTCTGATAGAGCCAGGACTCCATGTGACTGAGGAGAAGTTTCTGTTGGTTGAGTTATGGCTTCCTGCATTGTGATTGACTGCTTGGCAGATTGCTTGACCTCTGCCTCTTTCTTATTGGGCTGAACTGGAGAAACAACAGTTGACTCATCTGCGGGAATTGCTTGGAGCTCAGTTGATTCAGATACCTCAGAGCTGGTTTCATCAGTTGGAACAGCATTGGAGTTCAGAATCACCTTTTCAGGTCTATCCTCCTTCATCTCCATTTGAGCCGGAATGGGTGACAGATCTGCAGTTTCCCCATTCACAGTTGCCCCAGCCAAAGTTGCTCCAGTCACAGTTTCCTTAACCTCCTCCACATCCAGAGCCACAATGGACGCCTCCTGGACATCAGTGACTGTGTTACAGCTCTCCACTACATCTGGCAAGCTCTCCGTCatgaagggagggggaggaggtggaaaGTCCATCTCATCTGGCTCATCAAAGACTGAATCTGCTGGCTCCtctggtgggggtggagggggccaGCAAGGCTCTACTATGGGAATCTCTTCctcacactcctcctctacctcggGTGGGGGAGTGGACACTAAGGAGGGAGGTGTCTTagaagggggtggaggagggtggTGGGCAGGGGGAGGGGAGGCTGGAGGAGAGACCCTGTCCACTTTGGGAGGCTCCATGACAAGGGTCTGTGTAGATGCCTCTGGTTTAGTGGAACTTTCCtctgtagtgttttcagtagcaCTCTGACCTTCGACCTCCTTAGTTACTACTTCAACCTCCTTAGCAACTACCTCAACTTCCTTAGCAACTACCTCAACCTCAACTTTCTTAGCTACCACCACCTCTACTTCCGCCTGTAAGGAACGCTTCTCACTCTCGCTGGGTGATTCTACCTTCTCCTCTACTGTGACCTCATCAAATGGCAACGTTTGTTGATTGTCTGTTGTTACTTGAATTGAAGGTTCTTTTCTACGAGTACTTTTCTTCATGACAGGAGGGGGTTCCTTCTTTGGAATCGTCGCTAAACTAACTTGTGTCTCTAGACTCTCTTCTTGATCCTCGACCTGTGCaacgctactactactactctgctcttggttctggttctggttctggacCTCTACACTTGCTTCTGCCCTGTCTGCGATCATCGCCGGACTTCCTTTTTCTTTCGTTTGACTTTCTGTGCTCTCGACTCCCTGACTAACGCACTCGGATACCTCAGTCACCTGCTCTAGCGTAGGCTCAGTTTCTTCTTTCGAAACAATGTATTTGCGTTCTGATTTTATCAAAGTGACTTCCTCTACGGTAGCCTGCTTTTCATCTGAGCTTTGAGACTCTTTGCTAGCTTCAGTGTGAGGTTCCTGCTTTTGCTTAATGATGTCAGCTTCATCTTTCAGTTGCTGTTGCTTCTGGAGCTGTGCTAGCCTGTTGACGTTGGGGCAAGGCCCACACAGCAGTTTGAAGGTGTGTCTGTTGTGGGCCCAGGTTTCTGGGGGTGGCGGGGAAGGGGCTTTGATGTTGGGGGGTGGCGGAATGTTAAGCAGCTCTCTGATCGCCGTAGATGCAGAGCAACAGGTCGGGGTCACCGGGGTCACCGTTGGTGTCTTTTCTGTTGTCATTACAGATGGAGGTGGGGAGGCCTGCTGGGGTGTGCTAGCGATGTCTTTTGAAGCCTCTTGATTGATGTGTTCTGAGGTTGCTGAAGACAGGGAGGTGAGGGAAGACGAGACAGAGGCTGCCGAGGAGGAAGCTCTTGAACCGGAACGTTCCGGTTTGACCGGCATCTTCTTGTGTTTACCTGGGGAGGCGGAAGGGCAGATCCCCTTCGGGGAGAGCGTCGGAGTACCACTCTGAGTTGAGTACCCACTGGAGGGGGACATGGTCTTTTCAAATGTACCTCCCTCTGAGGGAGCTTTCTGTGGGGAAGAGCTGGTGGACCCTGGCCTTTCTGGGTTTCCACTACCACCAGGGGAGGCCTCTCTGGAGCTCAGAGGATTAGAGGCTGTGGAAGATCTTGTACCATTTAAAGAGTTAAACCCAGATGAGTTGGATACAGGGATAGAGCTCTTTGTGATTTCTTTGTAGAGCTCTTTAGAGATCTCGGTAGTAACCAAGCTTGTGTCTTCAGCAGCCTCCACCTCCCCACCCACAGAGTCACCGAGGTCTTTAATCTCCACCAGTCGCCTCTTTATCATCTTGTCATGGTGCAGGGAGTTGGTTCTCCTGGGGGGAGCCGGGGGCAGCTTGGTCTTCATGACCGACAGACTGCGAGAGAATCTGTGAGAGTCTCCTCCAACATCGCTCATCTCCCCAGATCCAGATAGACCCAACTCAGGTCCACCCTGAGCAGTTGCAGTACCAGTAACCCTGCTGGTACTGCTGACCCAGCTAGCTGAGCTTTGTAGGCTCACCAGGTCCTGGTCCCCAGCACCAGGCTGCTGCGGCTGTCTCTCCTGCCCAACGAGGCTCACCGTCTGTGGGTTAGCAGGTCCGAAGCTCCCCTTCGTGGAGGAGATGGCGGAGGAATTGGACTTGATCATCTCGGAAGACTGCGAGTGGCTCCAGCCGGATCCCGAAGTCACTGAGCGCGTGGTCGCCGTAGAGCCATTGTCACGGGAACTACTGTCACCGTGGGAAAGGGCTTCGCCGCCGTCATAGCAACCGTCGCCGCCCGACCTCCTCGACGACGCGGGGCTTGCTGACGACACAGACGCCGGGCTGCTCTTGCTGACGGTGCGGACCGCCCCTTTACCGTTGTTTCCATTGGTATGGCTGGTTCTGAGGTCGATCTGTATGACGTCGACGGAGGCCGGCAGATAGGCGTTGGGGATAATCTTAGACAGGTAGGTGGCCTGGGGAGAGATGGACATCACCGGACCCTGGGAGGAGGCAAACACAAGGATCAACAGGAGTCATACTATGTAGAGAACTGTGGAGCTGTCATACTATGTAGAGAACTGTGGAGCTGTCATATTATGGAGAGAACTGTGGAGCTGTCATATTATGTGTAGAACTGTGGAGCTGTCATATTATGGAGAGAACTGTGGAGCTGTCATATTATGTAGAGAACTGTGGAGCTGTCATATTATGTAGAGAACTGTGGAGCTGTCATATTATGTGGAGAACTGTGGAGCTGTCATTATGTAGAGAACTGTGGAGCTGTCATATTATGTAGAGAACTGTGGAGCTGTCATATTATGTAGAGAACTGTGGAGCTGTCATATTATGTAGAGAACTGTGGAGCTGTCATATTATGTAGAGAACTGTGGAGCTGTCATATTATGTAGAGAACTGTGGAGCTGTCATATTATGTAGAGAACTGTGGAGCTGTCATACTATGTAGAGAACTGTGGAGCTGTCATATTATGTAGAGAACTGTGGAGCTGTCATATTATGTGGAGAACTGTGGAGCTGTCATATTATGTAGAGAACTGTGGAGCTGTCATATTATGTAGAGAACTGTGGAGTTGTCATTATGTAGAGAACTGTGGAGCTGTCATATTATGTAGGGAACTGTGGAGCTGTCATATTATGTAGAGAACTGTGGAGCTGTCATATTATGTAGAGAACTGTGGAGCTGTCATATTATGTAGGGAACTGTGGAGCTGTCATATTATGTAGAGAACTGTGGAGCTGTCATATTATGTAGAGAACTGTGGAGCTGTCATATTATGTAGGGAACTGTGGAGCTGTCATATTATGTAGAGAACTGTGGAGCTGTCATATTATATAGAGAACTGTGGAGCTGTCATACCATGTAGAGAACTGTGGAGCTGTCATTATGTAGAGAACTGTGGAGCTGTCATAGTATGTAGAGAACTGTGGAGTTCATTATGTTGAGAAATGTGGAGGTGTCATATTATGTAGAGAACTGTGGAGCTGTCATTATGTAGAGAACTGTGGAGTTGTCATATTATGTAGAGAACTGTGGAGCTGTCATATTATGTAGAGAACTGTGGATCTGTCATTATGTAGAGAACTGTGGAGCTGTCATATTATGTAGAGAACTGTGGAGCTGTCATATTATGTAGAGAACTGTGGAGCTGTCATATTATGTAGAGAACTGTGGAGCTGTCATTATGTAGAGAACTGTGGAGCTGTCATTATTTAGAGAACTGTGGAGCTGTCATTATGTAGAGAACTGTGGAGCTGTCATATTATGTAGAGAACTGTGGAGCTGTCATATTATGTAGAGAACTGTGGAGCTGTCATATTATGTAGAGAACTGTGGAGCTGTCATTATGTAGAGAACTGTGGAGCTGTCATTATTTAGATAACTGTGGAGCTGTGGGCGTACAGTAGTGTGGGCATACAGTCGTGTGGgcgtacagtacatacagtagcgTGGGCGTACAGTAGTGTGGGCGTACAGTAGTGTGGGCGTACAGTAGTGGGCGTACAGTAGCGTGGGCGTACAGTAGCGTGGGCATACAGTAGCGTGGGCATACAGTAGCGTGGGCATACAGTAGCGTGGGCGTACAGTAGCGTGGGCGTACAGTAGCGTGGGCGTACAGTAGCGTGGGCGTACAGTAGCGTGGgcgtacagtacatacagtagcgTGGGCGTACAGTAGTGTGGGCATACAGTAGTGTGGGCGTACAGTAGCGTGGGCGTACAGTAGCGTGGGCGTACAGTAGCGTGGGCGTACAGTAGCGTGGGCATAC
Coding sequences:
- the nhsl3 gene encoding NHS-like protein 3; protein product: MSRRSSVGELVPRDISEILAREGKAQRSQKKTGGSLGQTFSWLKGSKRKKNVTNGQNRTESGIGTKEGNGTKHGQHQNNDTLKAGPKGQDEQKRLTVHYTASSSHYQENVFIEGSRPQYLEDLHTEAREGLKILQQQEYNNGVDFQDDRSGVPEQDVSSNHWDGLQESGSTAGNSVTAATSAVSSATSTRPVITRQGSTFKPLYPVKRPEKGKNRSRRTTVMGIPQQVQRELALQSGSAYQVLSKLPNGSGGQGSAGQPGVVIVDGETPLANHDGAKASREEQLLRHHLQSVYRDDQGFSHHRGLDSRLSPTQRPKSLAVPGMTSSCSVGFPNFLQETLGPVMSISPQATYLSKIIPNAYLPASVDVIQIDLRTSHTNGNNGKGAVRTVSKSSPASVSSASPASSRRSGGDGCYDGGEALSHGDSSSRDNGSTATTRSVTSGSGWSHSQSSEMIKSNSSAISSTKGSFGPANPQTVSLVGQERQPQQPGAGDQDLVSLQSSASWVSSTSRVTGTATAQGGPELGLSGSGEMSDVGGDSHRFSRSLSVMKTKLPPAPPRRTNSLHHDKMIKRRLVEIKDLGDSVGGEVEAAEDTSLVTTEISKELYKEITKSSIPVSNSSGFNSLNGTRSSTASNPLSSREASPGGSGNPERPGSTSSSPQKAPSEGGTFEKTMSPSSGYSTQSGTPTLSPKGICPSASPGKHKKMPVKPERSGSRASSSAASVSSSLTSLSSATSEHINQEASKDIASTPQQASPPPSVMTTEKTPTVTPVTPTCCSASTAIRELLNIPPPPNIKAPSPPPPETWAHNRHTFKLLCGPCPNVNRLAQLQKQQQLKDEADIIKQKQEPHTEASKESQSSDEKQATVEEVTLIKSERKYIVSKEETEPTLEQVTEVSECVSQGVESTESQTKEKGSPAMIADRAEASVEVQNQNQNQEQSSSSSVAQVEDQEESLETQVSLATIPKKEPPPVMKKSTRRKEPSIQVTTDNQQTLPFDEVTVEEKVESPSESEKRSLQAEVEVVVAKKVEVEVVAKEVEVVAKEVEVVTKEVEGQSATENTTEESSTKPEASTQTLVMEPPKVDRVSPPASPPPAHHPPPPPSKTPPSLVSTPPPEVEEECEEEIPIVEPCWPPPPPPEEPADSVFDEPDEMDFPPPPPPFMTESLPDVVESCNTVTDVQEASIVALDVEEVKETVTGATLAGATVNGETADLSPIPAQMEMKEDRPEKVILNSNAVPTDETSSEVSESTELQAIPADESTVVSPVQPNKKEAEVKQSAKQSITMQEAITQPTETSPQSHGVLALSEDVPPPPQEAPPPPPMKTALVPPSSISPPSLISVPLPSPVQFEDPMHSEPAVSALIPPPVNVPPLLPLPFENQSPVRRQLSLVNRETRSTELLSRHNSAPIPKEDANIPLVTPSLLQTVRLRSVNVSEDQMKTPSDNNNNYNKGNPPAHDQSPIPTQTPGSQNTTPQKPIRRSPSIKSTPLSLKSSSPSIIAPSMRLQEAIRMKTAAMSSRDGLLARFRMPSSTSYPSGSGGEYEMLSPMSPEGGDMLKSTASTASFIFSRSSKKVVIETPVASSSPETQASLRQNLAAALVKVSDQSMASAVANGNAGRTGIPRRVPPPVAKKPILPALPLATLEKTVFSIVTGGSQSDRSSPSPRGTEANEETETVRPAGQKALTEDHNTASQMETSNIVEAPMPL